A single window of Ctenopharyngodon idella isolate HZGC_01 chromosome 24, HZGC01, whole genome shotgun sequence DNA harbors:
- the ano10b gene encoding LOW QUALITY PROTEIN: anoctamin-10 (The sequence of the model RefSeq protein was modified relative to this genomic sequence to represent the inferred CDS: deleted 1 base in 1 codon) gives MTSQKEPQQGSSSLTKVTGPSSWSRVSCPCCISSHIEPLVLIQLAESVQPITKQWIMSMISAPVKAGGAHLLVHPGEDMKGDMIVVAAPRCTLLRVTEDLGLCKTYQDGNMTAFSFDDRDNFCNIDDMQKFLTLAERQYIIKYQLDSMRATEDQRIPGIPTPKGKLKARESILQKLEKTGVIRNVTPLHEQKLLTALGKQWYSQKSLWGQPLDSIHAYFGGTIAYYFSFLDFYTLSLFPPAILGLFITFFLPSANFSSGNKNESEPTPPKDDDDSVSSYMVQAVFSMLWSTIFMEMWKRRSASLSYRWGTFNLAEQFQEPRPGFHGELGTNPVTGRLEPLFPEWKRRLRMGLVSVPVVGVFLGLVVMGMAGFYFFERLVSNWHKGSGSYFTAVLLYLPSIAHIVYTNVLGNIYRNVALRLTESENHREESSFDYHHTTKVLVFTFFNNFAVLFHIAFFKEDMPLLRKRLASLLIITQVVNQFTEVVVPFLVDRFLTSGDRNLKEDDPEVDHLQAQGSLPAFPGLFAEYIELLVQFGYLSLFSCVYPLTAPLLLLNNLTEIRTDAYKLCKLFNKPFSAPVANMGVWQPAFEVLSFISVMSNCWLLLLSPRVKEFTQEAGLSTNKVLVIAVIVEHVLIMVKMILAFMIPDEPDWLRIKREQIEYHSMQALKKQRIKSSRVDDKLSPKAKMGE, from the exons GGGCTCATCTGTTAGTTCACCCCGGAGAGGACATGAAAGGGGACATGATAGTTGTGGCGGCCCCTCGCTGTACCCTTCTTAGGGTGACTGAGGACCTTGGCCTCTGCAAAACCTACCAGGATGGAAACATGACGGCCTTCTCCTTTGATGACCGCGACAACTTTTGCAACATTG ATGACATGCAAAAGTTCCTGACGCTGGCAGAGAGGCAGTACATCATCAAATATCAATTGGATTCCATGAGAGCCACGGAGGACCAGCGTATCCCAGGAATCCCAACACCCAAGGGGAAGTTGAAAGCCAGAGAGAGCATCT TACAGAAGCTGGAAAAAACAGGCGTGATCCGTAACGTCACTCCCCTACATGAGCAGAAGCTTCTGACAGCTCTGGGGAAGCAGTGGTACTCTCAGAAGAGTCTGTGGGGGCAGCCTTTag ACTCCATCCATGCTTATTTTGGTGGAACTATAGCCTATTATTTCAGCTTCTTGGACTTCTACACTTTGTCGTTGTTTCCTCCAGCCATTCTGGGCCTCTTCATCACC TTTTTCCTCCCAAGTGCCAACTTCTCCAgtggaaataaaaatgaaagcgAGCCGACACCACCAAAGGATGACGATGATTCAGTCAGCTCCTACATGGTGCAGGCAGTCTTcagcatgctgtggtccacaatATTCATGGAGATGTGGAAAAGGAGGAGTGCGTCTTTATCCTATCGCTGGGGCACTTTCAATTTAGCCGAACAATTCCAAGAGCCAAGACCGGGTTTCCATGGAGAACTCGGCACCAATCCGGTCACAGGCAGACTGGAGCCGCTGTTTCCCGAATGGAAGCGGAGGCTTAGGATGGGTCTGGTGTCAGTGCCCGTGGTTGGGGTGTTTTTGGGTCTGGTGGTCATGGGGATGGCAGGTTTCTATTTCTTTGAGCGCCTGGTCTCAAACTGGCACAAAGGATCTGGATCATACTTCACCGCAGTCTTGCTATACCTCCCTTCTATAGCCCATATTGTCTACACCAATGTGCTGGGGAATATATATCGCAACGTGGCCCTGCGGTTAACAGAATCAG AAAATCATAGGGAGGAATCATCTTTTGACTATCATCATACGACCAAAGTCCTCGTG TTCACCTTTTTCAACAACTTTGCTGTGCTGTTCCACATTGCCTTCTTCAAGGAGGACATGCCTCTACTGCGCAAG AGACTGGCCTCTCTTCTGATCATTACCCAGGTAGTGAATCAGTTCACTGAGGTGGTGGTTCCTTTCCTGGTGGACCGTTTCCTCACATCTGGAGACAGGAACCTGAAGGAGGATGATCCAGAGGTGGACCATCTCCAGGCTCAGGGCAGCCTGCCAGCTTTCCCA GGGCTGTTTGCTGAGTACATCGAGCTGCTTGTTCAGTTTGGCTACTTGAGTCTTTTCTCCTGCGTCTATCCTCTCACTGCCCCTCTGTTACTGCTCAACAACCTCACAGAGATCCGCACAGATGCCTACAAGCTCTGCAAGCTCTTCAACAAGCCCTTTTCTGCCCCTGTGGCCAACATGGGAGTATGGCAG CCAGCGTTTGAGGTGCTGAGCTTCATCTCGGTCATGTCTAACTGCTGGCTGTTGCTTCTGTCCCCACGTGTGAAGGAATTCACACAGGAAGCCGGCCTCAGCACCAACAAAGTTCTAGTCATTGCTGTCATTGTGGAG CACGTCCTGATCATGGTGAAGATGATTTTGGCCTTCATGATCCCTGATGAACCGGATTGGCTCCGAATCAAGAGAGAACAAATCGAGTATCACTCCATGCAAGCGCTTAAGAAACAG CGGATCAAGAGCTCTCGTGTGGATGATAAACTCTCTCCAAAGGCCAAAATGGGAGAGTGA